A genomic region of Ensifer adhaerens contains the following coding sequences:
- a CDS encoding threonine aldolase family protein, which produces MIFSSDNWAGAHPAIAESLMAHAGGYASAYGTSDLDRKVEKKFAEIFERDVAVFFVGTGTAANSLALASANRAGGITFCHREAHVIADECGAPEFFSHGARLKPVDGPRGKMEAARLEAEIRRYPLDNVHGGQPAAVSLTQATESGTVYSLAEIDAIAAVAKAHKLPVHMDGARFANALVGLGATPAEMTWKRGVDLLSFGGTKNGCWCAEALVLFDLSKAHEMHFLRKRSAQLFSKSRFVSAQFDAYFAGDLWLNLARHSNAMAARLAEGIAASKTSRLAWQADANEVFAVIRKDVATKLRQDGAVFYDWPVPHDLDGSLAENEGLYRLVTSFATKAEDVQRFVAGC; this is translated from the coding sequence ATGATTTTTTCGTCTGACAACTGGGCTGGCGCCCATCCCGCGATTGCCGAAAGCCTGATGGCGCACGCAGGCGGATACGCGTCGGCCTATGGCACGAGCGATCTCGACCGGAAGGTGGAGAAGAAGTTCGCCGAGATTTTCGAAAGAGACGTCGCCGTCTTCTTCGTCGGCACCGGAACCGCCGCCAATTCGCTGGCGCTTGCGAGCGCCAACCGGGCGGGTGGCATCACCTTCTGCCATCGCGAAGCGCATGTCATTGCCGACGAATGCGGCGCGCCGGAATTCTTCTCGCACGGCGCCAGGCTGAAGCCTGTCGACGGGCCGCGCGGCAAGATGGAAGCGGCACGGCTCGAGGCCGAAATCAGGCGCTATCCGTTGGACAACGTCCATGGCGGCCAGCCGGCAGCCGTATCACTGACGCAGGCGACGGAAAGCGGCACGGTCTATTCGCTCGCGGAAATCGACGCGATCGCGGCCGTCGCCAAGGCGCACAAGTTGCCGGTGCATATGGACGGCGCCCGCTTCGCCAATGCGCTGGTCGGCCTTGGCGCAACACCGGCCGAAATGACCTGGAAGCGCGGCGTCGATCTCCTCTCCTTCGGCGGCACCAAGAATGGCTGCTGGTGCGCCGAAGCGCTGGTGCTCTTCGATCTCTCGAAGGCGCACGAGATGCATTTCCTGCGCAAGCGCTCGGCGCAGCTCTTCTCCAAGTCGCGCTTCGTCTCGGCCCAGTTCGATGCCTACTTCGCCGGCGATCTCTGGTTGAACCTCGCCCGCCATTCCAACGCGATGGCTGCGCGCCTTGCCGAGGGCATTGCAGCCTCCAAGACGAGCCGGCTCGCCTGGCAGGCGGATGCCAACGAGGTCTTCGCCGTCATCAGGAAAGACGTGGCCACGAAGCTTAGGCAGGATGGCGCCGTCTTCTACGACTGGCCCGTGCCGCATGACCTCGATGGCAGCCTCGCGGAGAACGAAGGCCTTTATCGTCTCGTCACGAGCTTCGCGACGAAGGCCGAAGACGTCCAGCGGTTCGTCGCCGGCTGCTGA
- a CDS encoding Hsp20 family protein: MRHFDFSPLYRSTVGFDRLFTMLDSLGQPGEAQTYPPYNIERTGENAYRITMAVAGFDESELSIEAREHTLTVKGEKAEEKGEESQFLHRGIAKRAFERRFQLADHVEIKSASLKNGLLHIDLTREIPEAAKPRRIEISSVASQAKQIEAQTL, translated from the coding sequence ATGCGTCACTTCGATTTCTCTCCCCTTTACCGCTCCACCGTTGGTTTCGATCGCCTGTTCACCATGCTCGACAGCCTCGGCCAGCCGGGTGAAGCCCAGACTTATCCGCCCTACAACATCGAACGCACCGGCGAAAACGCCTATCGCATCACCATGGCCGTTGCCGGCTTTGACGAGAGCGAGCTTTCGATCGAGGCCCGTGAGCACACGTTGACGGTCAAGGGCGAAAAGGCCGAGGAAAAGGGCGAAGAAAGCCAGTTTCTCCATCGCGGCATTGCCAAGCGCGCCTTCGAGCGCCGCTTCCAGCTTGCCGATCACGTGGAGATCAAGTCCGCTTCGCTGAAGAACGGCTTGCTGCACATCGACCTCACCCGCGAGATCCCGGAAGCAGCCAAGCCGCGCCGGATCGAGATTTCGTCCGTCGCCTCGCAGGCAAAGCAGATCGAGGCTCAGACCCTCTAA
- the cpdR1 gene encoding response regulator CpdR1: protein MTAKILLAEDDNDMRRFLVKALEKAGYKVMSYDNGASAYDRLREEPFSLLLTDIVMPEMDGIELARRATELDPDLKVMFITGFAAVALNPDSKAPKDAKVLSKPFHLRDLVDEVNKMLAAA, encoded by the coding sequence ATGACTGCGAAAATCCTTCTTGCCGAAGACGACAACGATATGCGCCGATTCCTGGTGAAGGCGCTCGAAAAGGCCGGCTACAAGGTCATGTCCTACGACAACGGCGCCAGCGCCTATGACAGGCTTCGTGAGGAGCCCTTTTCGCTGCTGTTGACCGACATCGTCATGCCCGAGATGGACGGCATCGAACTGGCGCGCCGCGCGACCGAACTCGATCCGGACCTCAAGGTCATGTTCATCACCGGCTTTGCCGCCGTGGCGCTCAACCCGGATTCCAAGGCGCCGAAGGATGCCAAGGTTCTTTCCAAGCCTTTCCACCTCCGCGACCTCGTCGACGAGGTCAACAAGATGCTGGCCGCCGCCTGA
- a CDS encoding alpha/beta fold hydrolase: protein MPAVKNILLVHGAWGDASHWRHVIPPLHAKGYRIAAVQNPLTSLADDVERTRKLVESLDGPTLLVGHSYGGAVISGAGHASNVVGLVYVAAFAPDEGDSLGSIFARRDPPSGAASIRPDKDGFLWLAQDTFRQSFGQDLNETDALVMAVAQKPIAGRCFEDKAGPPAWKTKPSWYQVSRHDNMIPPETEQWMAERIKAKKIITLDASHASLASHAKEIVALIDEAIAALG, encoded by the coding sequence ATGCCGGCAGTCAAGAACATCCTGCTCGTACACGGCGCCTGGGGTGATGCATCGCATTGGCGCCACGTGATCCCGCCGCTCCACGCCAAGGGCTACAGGATCGCCGCGGTACAGAACCCGCTGACGTCGCTGGCCGACGATGTGGAACGTACCCGCAAGCTCGTCGAATCGCTCGACGGCCCAACGCTGCTCGTCGGCCACTCCTACGGCGGCGCGGTGATCAGCGGTGCGGGCCACGCATCCAATGTCGTCGGCCTCGTCTATGTCGCGGCCTTCGCACCCGATGAGGGCGACAGCCTCGGCAGCATTTTCGCAAGGCGCGATCCACCCTCCGGTGCCGCCAGCATCCGGCCCGACAAGGACGGTTTCCTCTGGTTGGCGCAAGACACCTTCCGCCAGAGCTTCGGCCAGGACCTGAACGAAACCGATGCGCTGGTCATGGCAGTGGCACAGAAGCCGATTGCCGGGCGTTGCTTCGAGGACAAGGCCGGGCCGCCGGCCTGGAAAACGAAGCCGAGCTGGTACCAGGTCTCGCGCCACGACAACATGATCCCGCCGGAAACCGAACAGTGGATGGCCGAACGCATCAAGGCGAAGAAGATCATCACGCTCGACGCCAGCCACGCCTCGCTTGCCTCACATGCCAAGGAAATTGTCGCGCTGATCGATGAGGCGATCGCCGCGCTCGGCTAG
- a CDS encoding LysR substrate-binding domain-containing protein — translation MLDLVQLRSFVALEQMGSFTLAAEKLSLGQSTVSQHIQRLEASLGRTLVARDTHRVALTADGLALLAHARSMLAIDGEVRALFAESSLRGRLRLGVSEDFVMSRLPAVLEDFVRAHPSVDLELTVALSGVLYQMQDNGEIDLVLAKRRLGDLRGELVYREPLVWLARDPERIRRDKVLPLIAFPPPSITRSVALEVLDRHRLPWRIVCTCGSLSGLTAAARAGMGVLVQPRSMVPPGLKEIPAGALPPLEDVEFVLVPSKGADRKLSAALSAEILSNVKTLQGQA, via the coding sequence ATGCTGGATCTCGTGCAATTGCGCAGCTTCGTCGCCCTTGAGCAGATGGGCAGCTTCACGCTCGCGGCGGAAAAACTGTCGCTCGGGCAATCGACCGTCAGCCAGCATATTCAACGGCTTGAGGCCTCGCTCGGGCGAACCCTGGTCGCGCGCGATACGCACCGCGTGGCGCTGACGGCGGATGGGCTGGCGCTGCTTGCCCATGCCCGCTCGATGCTGGCGATCGACGGCGAGGTGCGTGCGCTCTTCGCAGAAAGCAGCCTCCGGGGGCGCTTGCGTCTCGGGGTTTCCGAGGATTTCGTCATGAGCCGGCTGCCGGCGGTGCTGGAAGACTTCGTGCGCGCGCATCCGTCCGTCGATCTCGAGCTCACGGTGGCACTAAGCGGCGTGCTCTATCAGATGCAGGACAATGGCGAGATCGATCTCGTGCTTGCCAAGCGGCGGCTCGGTGACCTCAGGGGCGAGCTCGTCTATCGCGAGCCGTTGGTCTGGCTCGCCCGCGACCCGGAACGGATCCGCCGTGACAAGGTGCTGCCGCTGATCGCCTTTCCGCCGCCGAGCATCACCCGCAGCGTCGCGCTCGAAGTGCTCGACCGGCACCGCCTGCCGTGGCGCATCGTCTGCACCTGCGGCAGCCTCAGCGGGCTGACGGCCGCCGCGCGCGCCGGCATGGGCGTGCTCGTGCAGCCGCGCAGCATGGTACCGCCCGGGTTGAAGGAGATACCGGCCGGTGCCTTGCCGCCGCTCGAAGACGTGGAGTTCGTGCTGGTGCCGAGCAAGGGCGCCGACCGAAAGCTGAGTGCTGCACTTTCGGCCGAGATCCTCTCCAATGTGAAGACGCTGCAGGGGCAGGCTTGA
- a CDS encoding peroxiredoxin-like family protein, whose protein sequence is MVEPLSGRPLQPGDRAPNVVLDAITQEGQIALDDFRGRKPVLVGLFRGLHCPFCRRQIAAMAQLDGALREKGIESLTVVNTPIDRARLYFRYHPVPNLMAAADPERVSHRAFGLPNLEFTEDEDAWPYKVAQKTIMAMKVDLPGELPAPMDPIAAMAYLDKVEDYQITEADERMMATGTGQLIGEFLLDRDGVVRWSFTEVPGGGQNLFGVPRREELMSVASAMVH, encoded by the coding sequence ATGGTTGAGCCGCTGAGTGGACGGCCATTGCAGCCGGGTGACCGGGCGCCGAATGTGGTGCTCGACGCAATCACGCAGGAAGGTCAGATCGCCCTTGACGATTTTCGTGGCCGCAAACCGGTCCTGGTTGGCCTGTTCCGCGGACTGCATTGTCCGTTTTGCAGGCGGCAGATCGCGGCCATGGCGCAACTCGACGGCGCCTTGCGGGAGAAGGGCATCGAGAGCCTGACGGTCGTCAATACGCCGATCGATCGGGCGCGCCTCTATTTCCGCTATCATCCCGTGCCGAACTTGATGGCCGCCGCCGATCCGGAAAGGGTCTCGCATCGGGCATTCGGGCTCCCCAACCTCGAATTTACCGAGGACGAGGACGCCTGGCCGTACAAGGTCGCCCAGAAGACGATCATGGCGATGAAGGTGGACCTGCCGGGCGAATTGCCGGCACCGATGGATCCGATTGCAGCCATGGCCTATCTCGATAAGGTGGAGGACTACCAGATCACCGAGGCTGACGAACGGATGATGGCGACAGGGACCGGGCAACTCATCGGGGAGTTCCTGCTCGATCGGGACGGCGTCGTGCGCTGGAGCTTTACCGAAGTGCCGGGCGGCGGCCAGAATCTGTTTGGCGTCCCGCGGCGCGAGGAACTGATGTCCGTTGCCTCAGCGATGGTGCACTAG
- a CDS encoding alpha/beta fold hydrolase, whose amino-acid sequence MTSILHATPDNPIPDNHVAGFFDGVGGRKIRYAIFKTKQPVARGTVVLLQGRNESIEKYFETIAELTAAGLWVATFDWRGQAGSERLLPHPGRGYVDHFSDYERDLSTFLEQIVLPDTRLPFSIVAHSMGALVALSLAPMLASRIDRLVVLAPFVGLGGQALGERSIAAVATLMRCIGLGTLPAHPDKGNRPFENNVLTADRRRYQRNIALTDTHPELRLGPPTARWLSEAFRAMRRIIRREHLTRITLPTIILAPTADRLVPHIAVEWLARNFRAAQMIPIDGARHELLHEADRYRAQAMAAILAFVIPEEGDERETTAA is encoded by the coding sequence ATGACCTCGATCCTCCACGCGACACCGGACAATCCGATCCCGGACAATCATGTCGCGGGCTTTTTCGACGGTGTCGGCGGTCGCAAGATCCGCTATGCGATCTTCAAGACGAAGCAGCCGGTCGCGCGCGGCACCGTCGTCCTGCTGCAGGGACGCAACGAATCGATCGAGAAATATTTCGAGACGATCGCCGAGCTCACGGCCGCCGGCCTCTGGGTCGCAACCTTCGACTGGCGCGGTCAGGCGGGCTCGGAGCGGCTGCTGCCCCACCCCGGCCGCGGCTATGTCGACCACTTCTCCGACTATGAACGCGACCTCAGCACCTTCCTCGAACAAATCGTGCTGCCTGATACGCGCCTGCCCTTCTCGATCGTCGCTCATTCCATGGGCGCGCTCGTTGCCCTGTCGCTGGCACCGATGCTCGCAAGCCGCATCGACCGACTGGTGGTTCTGGCGCCCTTCGTCGGCCTCGGCGGCCAGGCGCTCGGCGAGCGCAGCATCGCGGCGGTTGCGACGCTCATGCGCTGCATCGGCCTCGGCACGCTGCCGGCGCACCCCGACAAGGGCAACCGCCCGTTCGAAAACAACGTGCTGACGGCCGACCGCCGCCGCTACCAGCGCAACATCGCGCTGACCGACACCCACCCGGAACTGAGGCTTGGGCCCCCGACCGCGCGCTGGCTGAGCGAGGCGTTCCGCGCCATGCGGCGCATCATTCGCCGCGAACACCTGACGCGCATCACCTTGCCGACGATCATCCTGGCGCCGACGGCCGACCGCCTGGTGCCCCATATCGCCGTCGAGTGGCTGGCGCGCAATTTCCGCGCCGCCCAGATGATCCCGATCGATGGCGCCCGCCACGAACTGCTTCACGAGGCGGATCGTTATCGCGCCCAGGCGATGGCCGCGATCCTTGCCTTCGTCATTCCCGAAGAGGGTGACGAGCGCGAAACCACGGCCGCCTGA
- a CDS encoding N-formylglutamate amidohydrolase: MGEIAERELFEVLEPPIQRIPFVFNSPHSGRSYPQSFLDQSRLDAVSIRRSEDHYVDELFQNATFLGAPMLLAHFPRAFLDVNREPYELDPRMFDGPLPPHANISSMRVAGGLGTIPRLVAENMEIYRGRFPVEDALTRIETIYKPYHATLRKLIARTHVQFGLSVLIDCHSMPGNVHLPGSAQRPDFIIGDRYGTSAAGELSRAAVDLLQQLGYSVVRNKPYAGGFITEHYGRPTRGLHALQIEINRGLYVDEATLVRKPGFGALVADLTTFVASLSRHVEDYGAYLPLAAE; this comes from the coding sequence ATGGGGGAAATTGCGGAGAGGGAACTGTTCGAGGTCCTGGAACCTCCGATCCAGCGCATTCCCTTTGTGTTCAATTCACCGCATAGCGGCCGGTCCTATCCCCAGAGCTTCCTCGATCAATCGCGGCTCGACGCCGTTTCGATTCGCAGGTCGGAAGACCACTATGTCGACGAGCTGTTTCAGAACGCGACCTTCCTTGGCGCACCGATGCTGCTGGCGCATTTCCCGCGCGCCTTCCTCGACGTCAACCGCGAGCCGTATGAACTCGACCCGCGCATGTTCGACGGGCCGCTGCCCCCGCACGCCAACATCAGTTCGATGCGCGTCGCCGGTGGTCTCGGGACGATCCCGCGGCTGGTCGCCGAAAACATGGAGATCTATCGCGGACGCTTCCCGGTAGAGGATGCGCTGACGCGGATCGAGACGATCTACAAGCCCTACCACGCTACGCTGCGCAAACTGATCGCCCGCACGCATGTGCAGTTCGGTCTGTCGGTGCTGATCGATTGCCATTCGATGCCCGGAAACGTGCATTTGCCCGGCAGTGCCCAGCGCCCCGACTTCATCATCGGCGACCGTTACGGCACCAGTGCTGCGGGTGAACTGTCGCGCGCCGCCGTCGATCTCCTGCAGCAGCTCGGCTACAGCGTCGTGCGCAACAAGCCCTATGCAGGCGGGTTCATCACCGAGCATTACGGACGGCCGACGCGCGGACTGCATGCGCTCCAGATCGAAATCAACCGGGGGCTCTATGTCGATGAGGCGACGCTGGTGCGAAAGCCCGGTTTCGGCGCGCTGGTCGCAGATCTCACGACCTTCGTCGCGTCGCTTTCCCGCCATGTCGAAGACTACGGCGCCTACCTCCCGCTGGCGGCCGAGTAG
- the hisN gene encoding histidinol-phosphatase, whose amino-acid sequence MLPDRAFFDRLAEAAKAETLPRFRIGTSVVNKLEGGFDPVTEADQSAEAAIRALIETHFPEHGILGEEHGNVGLDREYVWVIDPIDGTRAFISGLPVWGTLIGLYRNGEAVMGLMDQPFTGERYFADGAKSLYRGPGGEQVLSTRACKSLSDAVLFTTSPHLYTGAFKTRYEALQSKVRLFRYGCDCYAFALLASGHVDLVIECGLKPYDVGGLIPLIEQAGGIITNWQGGPAEMGGEVIAAGNAELHAQALEILKG is encoded by the coding sequence ATGTTGCCTGACCGCGCCTTCTTCGATCGTCTTGCCGAAGCTGCCAAGGCAGAGACCCTGCCGCGATTTCGGATCGGTACCAGCGTGGTCAACAAGCTCGAAGGCGGCTTCGATCCTGTAACGGAGGCCGACCAGTCGGCGGAAGCGGCGATCCGCGCGCTGATCGAGACGCATTTTCCGGAACATGGCATCCTCGGCGAAGAACATGGCAATGTCGGGCTCGACCGCGAATATGTCTGGGTCATCGACCCAATCGACGGTACCCGCGCCTTCATCTCGGGCTTGCCGGTCTGGGGCACGCTGATCGGTCTCTATCGCAACGGCGAGGCGGTCATGGGCCTGATGGACCAGCCCTTCACCGGCGAGCGCTACTTCGCCGACGGCGCGAAGTCGCTCTACCGCGGACCGGGTGGCGAGCAGGTGCTTTCGACGCGCGCCTGCAAATCGCTGTCCGACGCGGTGCTCTTCACCACCTCGCCGCACCTCTATACCGGCGCGTTCAAGACCCGCTACGAGGCGTTGCAGAGCAAGGTCCGGCTCTTCCGCTATGGCTGCGATTGCTACGCCTTCGCGCTTCTGGCCTCCGGCCATGTCGATCTGGTGATCGAATGCGGATTGAAGCCCTATGACGTCGGCGGGCTCATCCCGCTCATCGAGCAGGCCGGCGGCATCATCACCAACTGGCAGGGCGGGCCGGCGGAAATGGGCGGCGAAGTCATCGCTGCGGGCAACGCCGAACTGCATGCGCAGGCGCTGGAAATCCTGAAGGGCTGA
- a CDS encoding bile acid:sodium symporter family protein, with protein MRRYLPDTFTILLLATVLLASVLPIHGEATVWFGMATKVAVGMVFFLHGARLSRDVVIAGVLHWRLHLTILASTFALFPLIGLAVGFVPSSILPSTLYTGILFLCVLPSTVQSSIAFTSMAGGNVPAAICSASASNIFGMFLTPLLVGLLFSAGGHGGVTLDALEQILLQLLAPFVIGQLLQPWIGSWFRARKGLLAPVDRGSILMVVYLAFSQAVTSGLWQTYSLTDLGILVVIEIIMLALVLAVTMFGSRLLGFDKADEIAITFCGSKKSLASGVPMASAIFAGQNIGAIVLPVMLFHQIQLMACAVIAQRYAAKKQTSAVPAPATP; from the coding sequence ATGCGCCGCTACCTTCCCGATACCTTCACTATCCTGCTTCTGGCGACGGTGCTGTTGGCATCCGTTCTGCCGATCCATGGTGAGGCCACAGTCTGGTTCGGCATGGCGACCAAGGTTGCCGTCGGCATGGTCTTCTTCCTGCATGGCGCGCGCCTGTCGCGCGACGTGGTGATTGCCGGCGTGCTGCACTGGCGACTGCATCTGACGATCCTCGCCTCGACCTTCGCGCTCTTCCCGCTGATTGGTCTTGCGGTCGGCTTCGTCCCGTCCTCGATCCTGCCGTCGACGCTTTACACCGGCATCCTGTTTCTCTGCGTGCTGCCCTCGACGGTGCAGTCGTCCATCGCCTTCACTTCGATGGCCGGGGGCAACGTACCGGCAGCGATCTGCTCGGCGTCGGCTTCCAATATCTTCGGCATGTTCCTGACGCCGTTGCTCGTCGGGCTGCTTTTTTCCGCCGGTGGCCATGGCGGCGTGACGCTCGATGCGCTGGAGCAGATCCTGTTGCAACTGCTCGCACCCTTCGTCATCGGACAACTGCTGCAACCCTGGATCGGCAGCTGGTTCCGGGCACGCAAGGGGCTGCTTGCGCCCGTCGATCGCGGCTCGATCCTGATGGTCGTCTATCTCGCCTTCAGTCAGGCGGTGACTTCAGGCCTCTGGCAAACCTACTCGCTGACCGATCTCGGCATCCTCGTCGTCATCGAGATCATCATGCTGGCGCTTGTCCTTGCCGTCACCATGTTCGGCAGCCGCCTGCTCGGCTTCGACAAGGCGGACGAGATCGCCATCACCTTCTGCGGCTCGAAGAAGAGCCTGGCGAGCGGCGTGCCGATGGCTAGTGCCATCTTCGCCGGGCAGAACATCGGTGCGATCGTGCTGCCGGTCATGCTGTTCCACCAGATCCAGCTGATGGCCTGTGCCGTCATCGCACAGCGCTATGCCGCCAAGAAGCAGACCTCCGCAGTGCCTGCGCCGGCCACGCCCTGA